From the Daucus carota subsp. sativus chromosome 8, DH1 v3.0, whole genome shotgun sequence genome, one window contains:
- the LOC108197938 gene encoding zinc finger protein 4-like, with the protein MSNSFSIFSSSSSIRRTQPADSSTSLNTTSNIAPASATTYGCAYCDITFSTHQALGGHQKAHKEQRQAEKRQAETHYQGINPQNKRRREEYATQAATASAALTPLRPAAGSSLNLPPPASQRGHAIRSSRFFEVPDLLGPSVAPTAPLPGGARSGPAIGHEEENAVDLDLKL; encoded by the coding sequence ATGTCTAATTCCTTCTCTATCTTCTCGTCCTCTTCCTCCATTAGAAGGACACAACCGGCCGATTCTTCAACATCACTGAATACCACCAGCAACATAGCACCGGCCAGTGCAACAACTTATGGTTGCGCTTATTGTGACATAACCTTCTCTACCCACCAGGCCCTGGGTGGGCACCAAAAGGCTCACAAGGAGCAGCGTCAAGCGGAAAAGCGGCAGGCTGAGACCCACTACCAGGGCATCAATCCTCAGAACAAGAGGAGAAGAGAGGAGTATGCAACTCAGGCTGCTACCGCATCAGCTGCTCTGACACCTCTTAGACCTGCGGCAGGATCCTCCCTGAATCTTCCTCCACCAGCCTCTCAACGGGGTCATGCCATCAGAAGTTCCAGGTTTTTTGAAGTGCCTGATCTGTTGGGGCCTTCTGTTGCACCCACCGCTCCTCTACCCGGTGGAGCAAGAAGCGGTCCTGCAATAGGGCATGAAGAAGAGAATGCTGTGGATTTGGATCTTAAGCTCTAG